The segment GACAAACGGGCTATTTTATTGGGAAATGTCTTGCTGGATGGTGATAAGATTGTTGCTACCCGCTTTAAATTAGGCATGAATGCCCGTTTGGCTATGGCTCCGGATTTAGGTACACAGGCAAACAACTGGAGCAATCAGGAATCGGCCCGTCGGGAAGGTTTCGATTCCGAGATTGTTGAATTGACGAATTTGCGGGGCGATGTTCAGATGCGTCGGGTGTATAAGCCGGATCATTCTTCTTCTATTGCCGACCTGAAGCTTCATTGGGATGGCGATCGTGTGATGTTTACGCAGACCATGCCGGACAAGCGCTGGAATATCCATGAAGTCAAGTTAGACGGAACTGGTTATCATCCGATGATTGAAATGAAAGAGCCTGATTTGGAATTTTATGATGGTACTTATTTGCCGGATGGACGAATCATAGGTGTTTCAAACATCGGTTATCAGGGCGTGCCTTGTGTGAGCGGAGATGATCCTGTCGGAAATATGATCTTGTATAATCCGAAGGATAAGAGTATGCGTCGTATCACATTTGACCAGGATGCAAACTGGAATCCGACCATTATGGCTAACGGGAAAGTGATGTATACGCGTTGGGAATATACTGATTTGACTCATTACTATTCTCGTATTGTGATGCACATGAATCCGGATGGAACGGAGCAGAAAGCCTTGTTCGGTAGTGGTTCTATGTTCCCGAACAGTACATTCGACGTACAACCGCTGCCCGGTCATCCTTCTGCATTCGTCGGCATTATTTCAGGCCACCACGGTATTGCCCGGTCAGGTCGTTTGATCTTGTTCGATCCGTCGAAAGCCCGTAAAGGAGCAGCCGGCATGACGCAGGAAATACCTTACCGGAGCCGCCCTGTACAGGAATTGATAAAGGATGAATTGGTCAATGGTGTTTGGCCGCAGTTTATAAAGCCAATGCCGTTGAATGATAAATATTTCCTGGTATCTGCCAAACTGTCTTCCAATGATTTGTGGGGACTTTACCTGGTAGATATTTATGATAATATGACTTGTGTATATCAGGCTGAAGGAGAAGGTTTCATCAGTCCGATTCCGGTTCGTAAGTCGGTTACTCCTCCACGTATTCCGGATCGTGTAAAGCTAAATGACAAAGAAGCAACTGTCTTTATTCAGGATATATATGCTGGTGAAGGTTTGAAGAATGTTCCGCGTGGTACGGTAAAGGAACTGCGTATCCATGCATATGAATATGCCTATGTAAAGACTCAGTCTGACCATAACTGGCATGGTATTCAGAGCGGATGGGACATCAAACGTCTGTTGGGTACAGTTCCGGTTGAAGAGGATGGCTCTGTTATCTTTAAGATTCCGGCAAATACTCCGATTTCTATCCAGCCTCTTGATAAGAATGGTGCCGCTATTCAGTGGATGCGCAGTTGGCTGACCGGGCAGCCGGGTGAAGTTGTCTCTTGCGTAGGTTGTCATGAAGATCAGAATGAGATTCCCATTCCTAAACGTGTGATTGCTTCGCAGAAGACTGCTGCCAAACTGAAAGCACCGGAAGGCGGTGTCCGTTCGTTTACTTTTGATTTGGAAATTCAACCTATCTTGGACCGTGCTTGTATTGCTTGCCATAATGGTCAGGGCAAGGCTTTCGACTTGCGTGCCGGCGAAAAAGACAAGTTGGGCTATGGCCCATCTTATCTGAACTTACATCCGTATGTACATCGTCAGGGAGGCGAAGGTGATATGCTGGTATTATATCCGTATGAGTATTATCAGAATACAAGTGAACTGGTTCGCTTGTTGAAGAAAGGTCACTATAATGTGAAACTGACGGATGCTGAATGGAAGACGTTGTATAACTGGATTGATTACAATGCGCCGGACAAGGGCTATTTCAATGCGAATGTGCTTGGGAAAGATATTATTCCGTATCAGGGCTATGACCAGATCGAACGTCGTATCGAATTGAACAACAAGTATGCCGGTGGTTCTGGAGTGGACTGGAAAAAGGAAATTGCCGATTATGCTGCTTATTTGAAGGCCAAAGGTCCGATTACTCCGGTGATGCCCGAAAAGGAAGCTCCTGTAAAGGAAAAGACACTGAAGGTGAAAGGTTGGCCATTCAATGCTGATGCTGTCAAGGAAATGCTGGCAGATGAAATGCAAACGCGTAAGGAGATAGAGCTGGCTCCGGGTGTGAAGATGACTTTTGTACGCATTCCTGCCGGACAGTTTGTGATGGGCAGTTATCAGGGTGAACCGGATGCTTATCCAACGGCGAAGGTTAAGATAAACAAGGCGTTTTGGATGGGTGAACTGGAAGTAACCAATCAGCAGTATAACGTATTCTTCCCAGATCATGACAGCCGTCACATGGATCAGCAGTGGAAAGACCACGTTTATCCGGGATATGTGGCTAATGATCCGGACCAGCCGGTTATCCGTGTCAGCTATAATGATGCCATGGCTTTCTGTAAAAAGCTAAGCGAAAAGACAGGTTTGCATGTTACTTTACCCACGGAGGCACAATGGGAATGGGCTTGTCGTGCCGGAAGTGATCAGGATTTCTGGTATGGTGATAAACATGCTGATTTCGGAAAGAAGGAAAATCTGGCGGATGAAACTACGAATCTGCTGGCAGTAAGCGGAATTGATCCGCAACCGATGCCAAAGACAAGCTTCTGGTACAAGTACTATATTTTCTTGCCGAAAGAAGAAAGCGTGAATGATGGCAGTTTGATTCAGGTAGGAGGTAAGAAATATGAAGCGAATCCGTTCGGCCTGTATAATATGCACGGTAATGTAGCCGAGTGGACTCGATCGGATTATGTTGCTTATCCGTACAAGGAGAATACAAAGGAAACTTCAGAATATAAGGTAGTTCGTGGTGGTTCATGGGTGGAACGGCCAAAATATGCTACCGCTCATAGCCGAAAAGCCTTCTATCCATGGCAACCTGTATTTAATGTAGGTTTTCGTGTGATTATTGAAGATTAAAAGGAAAAATCCTATATTTAGGCCCTTTTCTGAGGGGTATCTGAGGTAATTCATACCAGCAGATACTTTTCCGCCGGTCGGCGGAAGGCTTTCCGTCAATCGGCGGACGACCTTCCGGCGTACGGCGGAAACCTTTCCGACAACCGACGGAAAGGCAGTGTCTCGGGTGTTTTCCCTTAAGGGATGACGAAGTTTATATTAATAACATATATGAAATCAGTTATTCTAAGGTATTTATCTTCTCCGGTAACGGGATTGATATTAATGGTAGTTTATGCGTTGGGGTTGGCGGTTGCTACATTTATAGAAAAGCAGCTCGGAACCGAAACAGCAAAAGAGTGGGTGTATTATTCGCCAGTATTTATTTTCTGGCAGTTCCTGATGGTCGTTAATTTTCTGGCAATGGCCGGGAAATATCAATTGGTTCGCCGGAAAAAGTGGGGAGCTTTACTGACTCATCTGGCTTTTATCGTTATTTTGGGTGGAGCGATGTGTTCGCATGTATTCAGTGAAGAAGGATTGTTGCATTTACGTGAGGGAGAATCCAGTAACCAGATAGCGGTTCGGGCAGGCGACAAAACCTATTTTCATACTTTGCCTTTTCAAGTTGAATTAGTCAAATTTACATTAACCCGTTATCCGGGTTCGGCAAGTCCGTCTTCGTTTGAGAGTGAAGTGCTGGTTCATGTAGACGGAGAAACGCGTCGGGAACTTATTTTTATGAATAATGTACTGGATGTTAAAGGCTACAGATTTTATCAGGCTTCTTATGATAAAGATGAGCAAGGAACAATCCTCTCGGTCAACCGGGATGTTGCCGGCCGGAACATTACTTATGCTGGATATATTTTACTGGCTTTAGGCCTGCTTCTTTGTATTGTAGGTCCTCATTCACGCTTCATGTATTTGAGCCGTCAGTTGAAGGATATGCGTTCGGCAGGTGTTACTACGCTTCTTCTGATAGGACTGTTAAGCATTTCAGCTGGAATGAAAGCTGAAGAGAAATCGATGGATTTGAATAAAGTGGTGCAGCAGTTTGTGGTCAGTCCTGAACATGCGGCGGCTTTCGGGGCATTGCCCGTGCAGTCTGAAAACGGACGAATGATTCCGATGAATACCTTTTCGTCGGAAGTATTGAGAAAGTTGCATAAGGAAGACACTTTTGGTAAATTGAATTCCGACCAGTTCCTGTTAAGCTTGCTGGCGATGCCGGATATGTGGATGCGGGTTCCGTTGATTCGTCTGTCAGATAAGGAGATATCTGCCCATTACGGATTACCTGATAAATCATGTTCCTATTTGCAAGTCTTTGATGACCGTGGCGCTTATAAATTTCAGGCAGATGTAGAGAAGGCTTATGCCAAAATGCCGAACGAGAGGACTCGCTTTGACAAGGATTTGATGAAATTAGACGAGCAGGTGAATATCCTGTATCAAGTGTTTAATTATCAGCGAATCCATATTTTCCCGAAAGAAGGCGATCCGAATCATAAATGGTATGCACCGGGCGATGATCTTTCTGTTTATAGTGGAAAGGATTCGCTGTTTGTTTCCCGGATCTTTTTGTGGTATTTGGGAGAAGTACAGTCGGCATTGAAAACCCAGGACTGGAGTAAGGCCGACGAAGTACTGGGTATGATCGAAACATACCAGCAAGCTAAAAGCCAGGGTGTTGACATAAGCCCCAAGAAGATGCAGGCCGAGATCAAATATAACCAGATGAACATCTTCCGTCAGTGCAAGATAGGTTATTTGGTTACGGGCGGATTGCTACTGATTGTGGCTTTTGTTGCCATGTTCAATGAAAAGAGAAAATTGAATACACTCTTTCTTTTGCTGGCCGGACTGGTAGTGGCGGTGTTCGGTTTTCATACGTATGGAATGGGAGTCCGCTGGTATATTGCCGGATATGCTCCTTGGAGTAACTCTTATGAGACGATGGTTTATGTGGCATGGGCTACGGTTGCTGCCGGTTTGTTGTTTGCCCGTCGCAGTCGGATAACGATGGCACTGGCCACTTTGTTTGCGGGTATTATTTTATTTGTATCTGGTCTGAACTGGATGGACCCAGAAATTAGTCCGTTGGTACCGGTGTTGAAATCACCATGGCTGATGTTTCATGTGGCTGTTATAGTAGCCGCTTATGGATTCTTCGGTATTTGCTGCTTGTTGGGAATAACAAATCTGGTGATAATGGCGCTCATGCGGAATAAGAATCAGGAACAGATGCTGCTTCGTATCCGGGAACTGACGGTTGTTAATGAAATGGCTTTGCTGGTAGGTCTGGCATTGATGACGATCGGAACATTCTTGGGTGCCGTCTGGGCCAATGAATCATGGGGACGTTACTGGGGCTGGGATCCGAAAGAAACCTGGGCACTGATAACCATGATTATCTATGCTTTAGTTGAGCACTTGCGCCTGGTGCGGAAGTGGTATAACCTGTGGTCATTTAATTTCTCATCGGTAATGGCTTTCTGTTCCGTACTGATGACATTCTTCGGTGTGAATTATTTTTTGAGCGGTATGCATTCTTATGGAGAAAATGATCAGGTTAATGGAATATTTATGTATATATTTGTAGTGATAGTCGTAGTTATTATTCTTTCTGTCATTGCCTATTGGAAATATATGCGCAGAAAGATAATAGCGGAAGATAATTTTACATCTAATAATTTAAACAGATAGTGCTATGAGAACATTAAGTCATTTTGGTATTCCGGTAAATTACAAACCGGAAGGAGCTATGTACAATGAAGGTTTGAATATTTGGTTGACTGATTACAGTAAAAGTGCCAACAAAATAGAGTTCCTTTACCTGGAATCAGGAAAAACTCCGCTGCCGGATAAAGTTTTATCAACGGCTCATGTAGCCTATATTGTACCTTCTTTGGAAGAAGCGCTTAAAGGTAAGCAGGTTATTTTTGGTCCGGCTCCTTGTGATGAGCATCTGACAATTGCTTTTATTGAAGAAGAAGGAATTGCAATTGAGTTGATGGAAACTAAATGAAAAGCCTTAAAACGAAGTTTGAGCTGAAAATAAAGACAAGATTCCACCATAGTAGTTGAATGAAGAACTGATGGAAGATTATGTGGGCTTACCTATAAAGTAAAAATAGAAGCCATCATTTTGTAGTTCGTACCCATTCCTGAAATGAAGATAGAGTTACTATTGGAATGATTAGAAGTTGTGGGTACGAACTTTTATTTTGCGGGTGATCCGGATTACTTATGTCATTAATATGTTATTATGAAATCAATAGTTGCTTATCTGTGTATGCTCTGTTTCCTGGTGGGATTATTGTCCTGTGGTGAGAAAGGAGAAAAGTTATTGTTAGCCGGTTCGGGTTGGAGTAAAATTGTGATTATCGATAAGAAAATCCAGGAAATAGAATGGGAATATTCATTGGAAAAAGGCTGGGAATGTAATTCAGCCAGCTGGACTCCTGATGGAAATATTCTGTTTTCGTATGCCAAAGGAGTTAAACTGATCACGATGGCTGGTGAAGAATTATGGAATATTCCAGCAGATGCCGGTTCTGAGTTTCAGACTGCCTGCGTATTAGATAACGGAAATTATCTGGTTGCTGAATGTGGTCATCCGGCTAAAATATTCGAATTTAGTCCGAAGGGAGAAATTATTCGTGAGACTGCCTACGAAACTGGTATTGAAGTTCCTCATGCTCAATTCCGCCATGTGAATGTAGATAAAGATGGAAACTATCTGGTTCCTTTGTTTGAGACAGCAGATGTACGGGTAATAGATATAGAAGGAAATTTGCTGCGTACCATCAAGATGCCGGGAAATATGTTTTGTGTCAGCAGATTGGATAATGGAAATTATGTAGGAGCTTGCGGAGATTCCCATTGTTATGTTGAGTTTAATCTGGAAAGTGGAGAAATTGTCCGTACCGTTAACTCGGGAGATATTGAAGGAGTTGAGTTTTGCTTTGTCGCTCAGCTGTTGCCAACTACCGGTGGTGGAATGTATATTTGCAACTGGCAAGGCCATGATCCGGATGTGGCTTCCAGGCATGTTCCACAATTAATAGAAATTGATAGGCAGGGAAAGATCGTGTGGAAAATAAATGATAGCAGGAATTTTGGCATGATCTCTTCCATATCAGTAGTGAAATGATTTTATCTTAAATATAAAAACTGTAAGTTATGTCAGAAATAGTTCATTCTAAGGAGAGAATATTGGCCGTGGATGCCTTGCGCGGATTTGCCGTAATGTCGATCATTTTGTTGCACAACATTGAACATTTTAACTTTTATTCTTTTCCCGAAACGACATCACCCTTATTATCGAGCTTAGATTCTCATTTATGGGATATGCTGTTTTTTGCCTTTTCCGGGAAAGCCTATGCCATCTTTGCATTGCTGTTTGGATTTACTTTTTATTTGCAATTTCATAATTGCGAGAAAAGAGGTGAAGATTTCCGAAACAGATATATGTGGAGGCTGACATTGCTTTTACTGTTCGGCTTTGTGAATGCCATCTTTTTCCCAGGAGAAATTTTGGTACTATATGCATTGATTGGTTTTGTATTGGTTCCTGTACGCCATTTGAAAGACCGGACAGTCGCATGGATTGCTTTGATTCTGATGTTGCAGCCATTGGAATGGCTAAAAGTTCTTTATGCATGCTTGGTTCCGGATGCAAATCCACAGCAGACTTATTTCTCGCTGGGTGACGTATATCTGCAGTTAGGAGGACATTCCTTTTGGGAAATGCTGAAAGCAAATTTCGTTACCGGTCAGTTGGCCAGTTTAAATTGGGCGTGGTCTCATGGTCGGGTATTCCAGACAGCAGCTTTGTTTATGTTAGGAATGTTGCTGGGAAGAAAAGGTCTGTTTCTATATTCAGGGGAAAACAAAGAACGGGTAGCTGCATTTTGGCAACGGGTAGCCTTTCTGGCATTGCCGTCGGCTGTCATTCTGTATTATCTGAAGGATTTCATTTATTCACAGATAGAGAATCCGTTCCTGAAGTCGTCTATGCGGACGATTTGGGATTCTTGGTATAATTTGTCAGGTATGCTGCTGATTGTTTCCGGATTTCTGTTACTCTATTGGGTAAATGAAGGCAAGGTTCAGAAGATTCTTGTGCCGTATGGAAAGATGAGTCTGACGGATTATGTAATGCAATCGATAATAGGAAGTCTTTTGTATTTCGGTTACGGATTGGAACTGCACCTGGTTTGTGGAACGACCTATAGTCTGCTGATCGGAATCGTATTCCTTATTCTGCAAGTAGCCTTTGCACATTGGTGGTTCCGTCATTTCCGTCGTGGTCCGTTGGAAACCATCTGGCACCGGTTGACGTGGCTTGGGAAGAAATAAAAGAACAGTCAAAGAAAAGCCCAAGGAGTTATCCTGGGCTTTTCTTTGACTCTCTGAAAGGAATATATTAAAGGGCTTTCAATTCCCCTAATTTCTCACCCATTAAAATATGGCTCCATTCTTTTCCTTCTTTAGGTGATGTAAGCTGGAAGTTGGCTTCTTTTTGGAATACGAGGACAAAATCAGAACCTCCGAATAAGAAGTAACCTAATTCATCTCCTTTTTCTACATGGTCGCCTACTTTTAATCCTTCGGTGAAGTTAACGGATGCCACTTGCGACATACCGATAGGCATCACGGCAACCAATCCGTGCGTTTTTGTATCAAGGATAACGAGGCCGCGTGTTTCGATACTCTGCCAGCCAGGAACGGAGCAATCTACTACATATTGTTGCAGATCCGGTACCCAAGTGATAGTTCCGCCTAAGGCATCATCACCGGGGATAAGACGGATTTCGCGGATTACACCGGATAAAGGGAAATGGTATCGGTGGTAATCGTTGGCATTCAGGAAGGCATGGAAAAATCTTCCTCCTGCAAAAGCATCGCAATAAGCGCTCTCCGGACCGATTAGGTTACGGATGGAATTAAACACACGCGATTTTACTGCGATCTTCTCGTCTGTGATGATATACGATTCGTCATCAATATCCCATACTCCTTGAGGTACGCAGTCACCCGGCGAAGTTACAACCGAATTATCTTCTGGAGAAGCAATCGGGCGTTGATCGGGCGAAGCCAATCGGCGGCTGAAAAAGTCATTGAACGAATGCCAGTTGGAAGGGGATTCATACCAACCTTTCGTCATTCCTAGTTCTTCTTGTTGCATCATCAACTCTTCGTATTCCTTGTTCCATGAATCTGCAGATGACAGATAATTCCCCCACGATTTGCAATAATCCACGAGCCAGCTGCGGTATGGTTCTACATATTGTACGGAGTTTGTAAAAAGACTTTTGCCTTCGAGTGATTCCAGCGGCATACAGTTGATAAAATAACAGTAGCAAAGAGCCTGGTACATCCGTCCGAAGATACTTGGTTGTCCCGGACAGAAAATAACATCCCAAGGCATAGCCGTCTGTGAGTAGTCGATAAAGTCGTAGTACTCTTCAAGGGACTGTGCCGGGTTGGTAGATTTGTCCGGATTGATCAGTATTCCTTTTTCAATTGCTTCTGTAAGGAGTGATTTCAGGCGAGTATCACTCTCAACCAACGAAATTAATTGCTGGGTGGTCTCGTTATACTTACTGTACTTGTCTGTTTTGTTGTCCTTGTTTTCACAAGCGGTAGCCATAAGCAACAAGGCCATCAGGAAAAAACATATCTTGGATATGTTTATGCTCTTTTTTCTCATTTTAACACTTTGAAATAATTATGATCGTGCAAAGGTACGGAATTAAAATGGACTGATGATTCATTGTTCCTGTTTTTCTTCTTTTGCTTCCTTTTCTTGTGGCAAGATCAGATTAAGCACCACTCCAACGATTGCTGCAAGCCCGATTCCAGATAGTGATAATTCGCCCCAGGTGAAGTTTGCGCCTCCAATACCGATAGTCAGAGTCAGAGAGAAGATGATGATGTTTCTGGTATTTGTCAAATCGACCTTGTGCTGCAACATATTCGTAACGCCTGCAGTAGCGATTGTTCCGAAGATCAGCAGCATGATTCCTCCTAGAACAGCATTGGGGATAGATTTTAGCAGGGCGCTTATTTTACCAATCAGAGAGAAAAGAATGGCTGTTACGGCCGCAATCCGTATGACTTGCGGATTGGTTACTTTGGTTATCGACATCGCACCGGTAACTTCTGCATAGGTAGTAACTGGAGGTCCACCTAAAACTCCGGCAATCATACAGGCTATTCCATCTCCCAATAAGGTTCGGTGCAATCCTGGATCTTTGACGAAATCTTTGTTGGCAACCGTATTGACTACATAAATATTACCAATGTGTTCGATCACTGGGGCAATGGCGACGGGAATCATGAAGACGAAGGCTTCCCATGAAAACGTAGGATGTACGAATTCTGGCAGGCTGAACCACGAGGCTTCGCGTACTCCACTCAAGTCTACCTCATAGAAGAACAAGGCTGTCAGATATCCAATACCGATCCCACAAAATATGGGAATCAATCTGAGCAAGCCTTTGGCTTTTAAAGACACTATTACAGCTGTTGCTAATGAAATCAGAGCTAACACCCAATTCTCTTCAGCCATTTTTACACCTGTACCAGCCAATGTAATACCGATCAGAATAATGACGGGACCAATAACGACTGGAGGGAAAATACGATGAATGACGGATAGTCCTTGCCATTTGACTAATGCGCTCATCGCAAAATAGACAAGTCCGACTCCTGTAAGTCCAAATAATGTTCCCGAAAGTCCGTATAATTCGGTCGCTTTGATAATGGGAGCTATGAAGGCAAAGCTGCTTCCTAAAAAGATAGGAACTTTCCCTTTGCTTACTAAGTGGAAGACTAATGTTCCGATTCCGGCTGTAAATAGGGCTGTTGAAGGGTCAAGTCCTACTAATAAGGGTACCAGAACAGTCGCTCCGAATGCCACGAAAAGAAATTGTACACCTACAATTCCTTTTCTGATAGGCGTAAGTGTTGTATCCGATGTGTGATTCATAAGATATGTGGATATAAAAGTTTATATTACATTTTGAATTGACCATTGCCTGCAGTATGGAAAGTAACTGCAGGTTTCAGCTTTGTAAAATTACGATAACCTGCTTCTTTATCCAAATTTTCAGAAGGAATGTTGTGCAGGGAGACTTTCTGTTGTGTGTTTTGTTTTGTTCTATGAGTGGCTTAGGTTATCTTTGCACTAAAATAGAATGGATAATATGAAAAGAGTTTTTTGTCCGAAGTGTGATCATCAGATTGCTTTCGATGAAACTAAATACGAAGAAGGTAAAGTTGTGGCGTTTGTTTGTCCACAGTGTGCATCACAGTTTAAGATTAAAATCGGCCGGAAAGTAGTCCGTTCGAAATCGGGTCAGGAAAAGGAAGTAAAGGAGCCGGATTTCTCATGTGGTTTTATTACAGTAATTGAGAATTCATTCGCATTCAAGCAAGATTTACCGCTGGTATTAGGTGATAACGTGATAGGCCGTCGAAATAAGGATACAGACGGAGTGGATGTTCCGATTATTACCAGCGATCCGAGTATGGGGCGTAAACACTGCGTGATTCATGTTAAACAAGATGCCCAGGGTAAATTAATCTATACGTTGCGGGATTTTCCCAGTTTGACGGGAACTTTCTTGCGCAGTGAATTATTGGGTGATCGGGAAGTGGTTCGTATCGGCGACGGAGCTGTTGTAACAATTGGTGCAACTACTTTTATCCTGCATACGCCTGATGGGAAAGAAATAGAAGAATAATGATTAATATTATAATTTGTATATCATGAAAAGAATACTATTGTTATTAGGCCTGCTGGCATGTATATTTATACCACTTTCTGCCCAGCAAAAAGTGCCGAAATGGATGGAGAAACAAAAGAAGGCAATTGTAAAGATTGCTACATATAAAGCTGATGGAACGGCCTTGCATACAGGTACCGGTTTTTTCATTTCGGAAGATGGAAAAATGCTTTCAGCTTATTCGTTGTTTAAGGATGCTTATAAGGCTGTTGTTACAGATGGCGGTGGAAAAACTTATACCGTTTCGACCGTTTTGGCAGCTGATGAATTGTATGACGTAATCAAACTCCAAGTGGAAGTCCCGAAGAAGGTCAGCTTTCTGAAGATGGCGGCAACTCCATTAGCTGTAGGCGCTTCGGTATATTTGCAGCCTTATACGACTGAAAAAGTTAAGACTTTTGCAGCCGGAAAGGTTGAGGAAGTTACTAAGTTGAAAGATATCTATCATTATTATAAGTTGTCTTTTCCACTGGAGGTAAGTTGGGTGAATGCGCCTGTGCTGAATGAAGAAGGAGAAGTATTCGGTTTGGCACAAGAGGATGCTTCCGGGAAGAAAGAGGTTTCATATGCTGTATCGGCTGCTTATGCTGAGAGTCTGCAAATATCTA is part of the Parabacteroides sp. AD58 genome and harbors:
- a CDS encoding uracil-xanthine permease family protein: MNHTSDTTLTPIRKGIVGVQFLFVAFGATVLVPLLVGLDPSTALFTAGIGTLVFHLVSKGKVPIFLGSSFAFIAPIIKATELYGLSGTLFGLTGVGLVYFAMSALVKWQGLSVIHRIFPPVVIGPVIILIGITLAGTGVKMAEENWVLALISLATAVIVSLKAKGLLRLIPIFCGIGIGYLTALFFYEVDLSGVREASWFSLPEFVHPTFSWEAFVFMIPVAIAPVIEHIGNIYVVNTVANKDFVKDPGLHRTLLGDGIACMIAGVLGGPPVTTYAEVTGAMSITKVTNPQVIRIAAVTAILFSLIGKISALLKSIPNAVLGGIMLLIFGTIATAGVTNMLQHKVDLTNTRNIIIFSLTLTIGIGGANFTWGELSLSGIGLAAIVGVVLNLILPQEKEAKEEKQEQ
- a CDS encoding FHA domain-containing protein, whose protein sequence is MKRVFCPKCDHQIAFDETKYEEGKVVAFVCPQCASQFKIKIGRKVVRSKSGQEKEVKEPDFSCGFITVIENSFAFKQDLPLVLGDNVIGRRNKDTDGVDVPIITSDPSMGRKHCVIHVKQDAQGKLIYTLRDFPSLTGTFLRSELLGDREVVRIGDGAVVTIGATTFILHTPDGKEIEE